From a single Thermotoga sp. genomic region:
- a CDS encoding DUF501 domain-containing protein, protein MGDPRDEKIVEWQLGRKITNMRRVAFRCPHGYPVVIESFPIKDGKPFPTLYWLTCPHLKKEVSKLEAQGYIKKFEEKLERERELQQRMKKAHIEIIKKRAELLPKDHPFHELLIKVGSGGIRNFTKLKCLHLHLADYLAGVNNPIGEMVWNLVERKFCEEILCKSGEARK, encoded by the coding sequence ATGGGTGACCCTCGTGATGAAAAGATCGTAGAATGGCAGCTGGGCAGAAAAATCACAAACATGAGACGAGTAGCTTTTCGGTGCCCTCACGGATACCCGGTCGTCATAGAGAGCTTCCCTATCAAAGATGGAAAGCCCTTTCCTACACTCTACTGGCTCACCTGTCCCCATCTGAAAAAGGAAGTCTCGAAACTCGAAGCCCAGGGTTATATAAAGAAGTTCGAGGAAAAGTTAGAAAGGGAAAGGGAACTCCAGCAAAGGATGAAGAAAGCGCACATTGAGATCATAAAAAAAAGAGCAGAGCTTCTACCGAAAGATCATCCTTTCCATGAACTTCTTATAAAGGTGGGAAGTGGGGGTATCAGGAACTTTACCAAGTTGAAATGTCTTCACCTTCATCTCGCAGACTACTTGGCAGGGGTGAACAATCCCATAGGAGAAATGGTATGGAACCTCGTGGAAAGGAAATTTTGCGAAGAGATTCTCTGCAAGTCGGGGGAGGCGAGAAAATGA
- the rpiB gene encoding ribose 5-phosphate isomerase B, which translates to MKIAIASDHAAFELKEKVKNYLQNKSIEVLDHGTHSEESVDYPDYAKKVVCSVLSNEVDYGILLCGTGLGMSIAANRYRGIRAALCLFPEMAKLARSHNNANVLVLPGRLIGPELAFWIVDTFLSTPFDGGRHERRIRKIDEV; encoded by the coding sequence GTGAAAATAGCAATCGCATCCGATCACGCTGCGTTCGAACTAAAAGAGAAAGTGAAAAACTACCTCCAGAACAAAAGCATCGAGGTGTTGGATCACGGAACACATTCTGAAGAATCCGTCGACTACCCGGATTACGCTAAAAAAGTCGTGTGCTCTGTCCTGTCGAACGAGGTGGACTATGGGATACTGCTTTGTGGTACAGGACTCGGTATGTCGATAGCGGCAAATAGGTACAGGGGCATAAGGGCAGCCCTCTGTCTCTTTCCAGAAATGGCAAAGCTGGCGAGATCACACAACAACGCAAACGTGCTCGTTCTTCCGGGGAGACTCATCGGGCCGGAACTCGCTTTTTGGATAGTCGACACTTTTCTTTCAACGCCCTTCGATGGTGGAAGGCACGAAAGGAGAATAAGAAAGATCGATGAGGTTTAG
- a CDS encoding 50S ribosomal protein L11 methyltransferase, which produces MRFRELVFPLRMKEEELLERFYQEEFFCFVIEEDKRGNRLLKVYLQEWETLPSFLSNWKPLNEKVTTPKDWTVELEPFEIVEGVVIDPTEKMVRRDKIVVKLSPGIAFGTGLHPTTQMSVFFLKRYLRENSRVLDVGCGTGILAIISKKLGASFVMAVDVDEQAVEIAKENAWKNNVDMIVKRSDLLIEVEGVFDLVVSNILAEIHLKLLEDVNRVTHEESVLILSGIVDTKEDIVREKAREKGWSLLERKQEREWVTLVMKRS; this is translated from the coding sequence ATGAGGTTTAGGGAACTGGTCTTTCCATTGAGAATGAAAGAAGAGGAACTGCTGGAAAGATTTTATCAGGAAGAATTCTTCTGCTTCGTGATAGAAGAAGACAAGAGAGGAAACAGACTGCTCAAAGTGTATCTTCAGGAATGGGAAACTCTTCCTTCTTTTTTGAGCAATTGGAAACCTTTAAACGAGAAGGTAACCACACCAAAGGACTGGACAGTTGAGCTGGAACCCTTCGAGATTGTGGAAGGTGTGGTGATAGATCCCACGGAGAAGATGGTGAGAAGGGATAAAATCGTGGTAAAACTCTCTCCAGGAATCGCCTTCGGAACGGGTCTTCATCCCACCACCCAGATGAGCGTGTTCTTTTTGAAGAGATACCTGAGAGAAAACAGTAGAGTCCTCGATGTTGGCTGTGGGACTGGAATCCTTGCCATCATTTCAAAAAAGCTCGGTGCATCCTTTGTAATGGCGGTGGATGTGGACGAGCAAGCGGTCGAGATAGCGAAGGAAAACGCTTGGAAAAACAATGTAGACATGATCGTGAAGAGGTCCGATCTTCTTATCGAAGTCGAGGGTGTTTTTGATCTCGTTGTCTCCAACATTCTTGCGGAGATCCACCTGAAACTCCTCGAAGACGTGAACAGAGTCACGCACGAGGAATCCGTTTTAATCCTTTCCGGTATTGTGGATACAAAGGAAGATATTGTCAGGGAAAAAGCCCGGGAAAAGGGATGGAGCCTTTTAGAAAGGAAGCAGGAAAGAGAATGGGTGACCCTCGTGATGAAAAGATCGTAG
- a CDS encoding anti-sigma factor antagonist, with the protein MFPYKIMDGVVILMPNKELNIENAHLFKKWVFDEFLNKGYNKILLMLSDVESIDSFSLGVIVNILKSVNSMGGFFALISPNEKVERVLSITNLDRIVKIYDTISEAMEEVLRK; encoded by the coding sequence GTGTTTCCTTACAAGATCATGGATGGAGTTGTGATACTTATGCCGAACAAGGAACTGAACATAGAAAACGCTCACCTCTTCAAAAAATGGGTGTTCGATGAGTTTCTGAACAAGGGGTACAACAAGATCCTTCTCATGCTGTCTGACGTGGAGAGTATAGACAGCTTCAGCCTCGGAGTTATTGTGAATATTCTGAAGAGCGTGAACAGTATGGGAGGGTTTTTCGCCCTGATATCCCCCAATGAGAAGGTGGAAAGGGTGCTCTCGATAACAAACCTCGATCGGATCGTGAAGATATACGACACAATATCGGAAGCTATGGAGGAGGTGCTGAGGAAGTGA
- a CDS encoding ExsB family protein has translation MREIVEDIEETVKDGKLYVAFSGGKDSSLVAILAKMALGKERVELVTVDWGPYTYERSRQIVRNFAEKYGLKHTFISSNGLQEKVWRYGPSCNACTRNVKTHLVKAYAGKHLVASGANASDSWGKAGLKVFDGVYSPLYRVGKAEINAMLEHLGIEVKKIGESAGREGCKLKHLLKMLINPNYHGKAVSVANEILLNILEEHNFTPELANVKIAGPLSRNVALVNVKPLPPGKIVEKIVERLSREETIDEVVVVDKPIKLFVLANPAIYRNEASRKWVKEGRLQPEFAFPIEVEWKESRNNRLRTFQVIDYRKE, from the coding sequence ATAAGAGAAATCGTTGAGGACATAGAAGAAACTGTAAAAGACGGCAAACTCTACGTTGCCTTCTCTGGAGGAAAGGACAGCTCCCTCGTTGCAATCCTTGCGAAGATGGCCCTCGGAAAAGAGAGGGTAGAACTTGTTACCGTTGACTGGGGACCTTATACCTACGAGAGGTCCAGACAGATCGTCCGAAACTTCGCTGAAAAGTACGGGTTGAAACACACCTTCATCTCGTCAAATGGACTTCAGGAGAAGGTTTGGAGGTATGGACCTTCCTGCAATGCCTGTACGAGGAACGTGAAGACACACCTTGTGAAAGCGTACGCGGGTAAACATCTTGTTGCAAGCGGTGCCAATGCCTCGGACAGCTGGGGAAAAGCGGGCCTGAAGGTCTTCGATGGGGTTTACTCACCCCTTTACAGAGTAGGAAAAGCCGAGATAAACGCTATGTTGGAACACCTCGGTATAGAGGTGAAAAAGATAGGAGAATCTGCTGGAAGAGAAGGCTGCAAGCTTAAGCATCTTTTGAAGATGCTCATAAATCCGAATTATCATGGAAAAGCGGTCTCGGTGGCAAACGAGATCCTTCTGAACATACTTGAAGAACACAACTTCACGCCAGAACTCGCCAACGTGAAGATCGCGGGACCCCTTTCCAGAAACGTCGCACTGGTGAACGTGAAACCTCTTCCACCTGGGAAGATCGTCGAAAAGATCGTCGAGAGACTCTCAAGAGAAGAAACGATAGATGAAGTGGTGGTTGTCGACAAACCCATTAAACTTTTCGTTCTTGCGAATCCCGCGATCTACAGAAATGAGGCGTCAAGAAAGTGGGTGAAAGAGGGCAGGCTTCAGCCGGAGTTTGCTTTCCCCATAGAAGTGGAGTGGAAAGAATCCAGGAACAACAGGTTGAGAACCTTCCAGGTGATCGATTACAGGAAGGAGTGA
- the panC gene encoding pantoate--beta-alanine ligase: MKIIETVEEMKRFSEEMRERKKTIGFVPTMGYLHEGHLSLVKRARAENDVVVVSIFVNPTQFGPSEDYERYPRDFERDRRLLEKENVDCVFHPSVEEMYPPDFSTYVEEAKLSKPLCGRSRPGHFRGVCTVVTKLFNIVKPHRAYFGQKDAQQFRVLRRMVRDLNMDVEMIECPIVREPDGLAMSSRNVYLTAEERKQALALYQSLKIAENLFLNGERDATRIKEEMIKYLSKFNKVRIDYVEIVDEETLESVEKIDRKVIVAVAAWVGKARLIDNTILG; the protein is encoded by the coding sequence ATGAAGATCATAGAGACCGTAGAAGAAATGAAAAGATTCTCTGAAGAGATGAGAGAGAGAAAAAAGACAATCGGCTTTGTTCCCACCATGGGATACCTCCACGAAGGACATCTGTCACTTGTAAAACGAGCAAGGGCGGAAAACGACGTGGTCGTGGTGAGCATCTTTGTAAATCCTACCCAGTTCGGGCCCAGCGAAGATTACGAGAGGTATCCAAGGGATTTCGAGAGAGACAGAAGACTCCTCGAAAAAGAGAACGTGGACTGTGTTTTTCACCCGTCTGTGGAAGAGATGTATCCACCTGACTTTTCCACTTACGTTGAGGAGGCGAAGCTTTCAAAACCTCTGTGTGGTAGATCCAGACCCGGCCATTTCCGCGGGGTGTGCACGGTGGTCACAAAGCTCTTCAACATTGTAAAACCACACAGGGCGTATTTCGGTCAAAAGGATGCACAGCAGTTCAGAGTGCTGAGACGAATGGTGAGGGACCTGAACATGGATGTTGAGATGATAGAGTGTCCCATAGTGAGAGAACCAGACGGTCTTGCAATGAGTTCGAGAAACGTCTATCTCACGGCCGAAGAAAGAAAGCAGGCTCTTGCCCTGTATCAGTCTTTGAAGATCGCAGAAAATCTTTTTTTGAACGGTGAAAGGGATGCTACTCGAATAAAGGAAGAAATGATCAAATATCTGTCCAAGTTCAACAAGGTAAGAATAGACTACGTAGAGATCGTGGATGAAGAAACGCTCGAGTCGGTTGAGAAGATCGATCGGAAAGTGATTGTTGCAGTTGCCGCCTGGGTTGGGAAAGCAAGATTGATAGACAACACGATATTGGGGTGA
- a CDS encoding metallophosphoesterase, which yields MKRFLVISDSHVPVRMSGLPDEIVNALKEYDGVIGLGDYVDLDTVILLEKLSREFYGVHGNMDYPDVKEHLSFSKVLLMESVTIGMCHGWGAPWNLKERLLRVFNEKPKVILFGHTHEPEDTTKAGVRFLNPGSLAEGSYAVLTLDGGEVRFELKRL from the coding sequence GTGAAGCGGTTCCTCGTGATCTCCGACTCGCACGTTCCTGTACGAATGTCAGGTCTTCCCGATGAGATCGTAAACGCTTTGAAAGAATACGACGGAGTGATAGGACTTGGGGACTACGTGGATCTCGATACGGTGATTCTCTTGGAAAAACTTTCCAGGGAATTCTATGGAGTTCACGGAAACATGGATTATCCGGATGTAAAGGAGCACCTTTCGTTTTCTAAGGTGCTCCTTATGGAGAGTGTGACCATCGGAATGTGCCACGGCTGGGGCGCTCCCTGGAACCTGAAAGAACGTCTCCTCAGAGTATTCAACGAAAAGCCGAAGGTGATTTTGTTTGGACACACGCACGAACCTGAAGACACCACGAAAGCAGGAGTGAGATTTTTGAACCCCGGAAGCCTTGCTGAAGGTTCTTATGCCGTTTTAACTCTCGACGGAGGTGAAGTGAGATTCGAGTTGAAGAGACTATAA